The DNA sequence CTCGGTCCCCTCCTGCCGGGAGAACCGAAAGACGCCGAGGTGCTCGAAAGCCGCCTCCTCGGCGAACCGAAGAAGCTCTTCGAAGTCTTCGTCGGTCTCGCCGGGAAAACCGACGAGAAGGCTCGAGCGGAGCGCGATCCCCGGGACGCGCGCCCGAAGCTTGCCGATGATCGTGCGCACGGCCCGGCCGGACATCCCGCGCCGCATCGCCTGAAGCATCCGGTCGCTCGCGTGCTGAACCGGAACGTCGAGATAGCGGCACGCCCGTCCGTCGGCGAGGCGCTCGATCAGCGAATTGTCGATCTCTGATGGATATGTGTATAGGACGCGCACCCAGGGGATCCCTTCGATCGCGGCAAGCCGGTCGATGAGGGCGGGGAGAGTCGCTCGGTCCCCGAGGTCGTTTCCATAGGCGGTCGTTTCCTGGGCGACGAGGACGAGCTCCCTCGCGCCGCGCGCGGCGAGGATGCGCGCTTCCCTTTCGAGCGATTCGAGGGAACGGCTCCGTTGTCTTCCTCGGATGAGCGGGATCGAGCAGAACGAGCACGGGCGATCGCATCCTTCGGCGATCTTGAGGTACGCGGTGTGCGAAGAGCCGAGAGGGAGCCTCCCCTCGCCGATCGAGTCGGGGTCGTCGGGTTCCTCGGCGGCGCGCGGCGCGCGTGCCGGCCGATCCGCGAAGAGCGCGCGCGCGGCGCGGCCGACGGCTTCAAGCGAGCGGACGCCGGCGAGCGCGTCGATCTCCGGCATCTCGCGGAGAAGCTCGGCTCCCGAGCGCTCCGCGAGGCAGCCCGCGACGAGGAGCTTGCGCGTCCCCTTCGCGCGCCCCGCCTCGAGTATCGCGCCGATCGATTCTTCCTTCGCGTCATCGATGAAGCCGCAGGTGTTCACGAGGATGAGGTCCGATTCCTCGGCGCTCGGCGCGATCGTCCATCCGTCCCGCCGGAGGATGCCCGCGATCGTCTCGCTGTCGACCTCGTTCTTGGGACAGCCGAGCGTGTGGATGTAGACCCG is a window from the Candidatus Eisenbacteria bacterium genome containing:
- the rimO gene encoding 30S ribosomal protein S12 methylthiotransferase RimO, translating into MQTKRVYIHTLGCPKNEVDSETIAGILRRDGWTIAPSAEESDLILVNTCGFIDDAKEESIGAILEAGRAKGTRKLLVAGCLAERSGAELLREMPEIDALAGVRSLEAVGRAARALFADRPARAPRAAEEPDDPDSIGEGRLPLGSSHTAYLKIAEGCDRPCSFCSIPLIRGRQRSRSLESLEREARILAARGARELVLVAQETTAYGNDLGDRATLPALIDRLAAIEGIPWVRVLYTYPSEIDNSLIERLADGRACRYLDVPVQHASDRMLQAMRRGMSGRAVRTIIGKLRARVPGIALRSSLLVGFPGETDEDFEELLRFAEEAAFEHLGVFRFSRQEGTEAAALPDPVPEELARERAQTLLDLQERIVDAGTARFVGRTLPVLVDSEDEEGVWGRTERDAPEIDGAVLLPPGAGAPGDFLEVRITGAAGSTLFAEPRG